The following are encoded together in the Acinetobacter radioresistens DSM 6976 = NBRC 102413 = CIP 103788 genome:
- a CDS encoding TonB-dependent receptor family protein, whose protein sequence is MKSSASLSAFPYKKLLLSACILQASWAQAQEVVQLAPITLEATRTDTSWLETPASVYRIEQPQNQNNLDVNLSETLKGVPGLQINNRENYAQDLQISMRGFGARSTFGVRGIRLYVDGIPATMPDGQGQTSNIDLGSLDHIEVLSGPFSSLYGNSSGGTILTTTRKGKGRDSVELGYAEGSHHKNKTSLVLQGGANKAGEPSYIISSSYFDTDGFREHSAARKVLNNAKLSWNLEDGSQVNWVTNYVKINADDPQGLNREQWQKNPRQVNDVKNTYDVRKDIEQTQTGVTWTKPINDQHELYVMTYAGQRHVVQYQSIPRCIFKKDTQECIPNSTQLNARHAGGVIDFDRIYYGTDLRWTGKELLPNTTLSIGMALDAMDEDRKGYENFVLNNNTPQYGVKGNLRRDEKNTLWNIDPYIQASWQFLPDWRVDSGLRYSNVHYESKDKYIKGPNEDDSGQTDYQKLLPSIALSWNIRPDSTLYISYAKGFETPTFTEMAYPTLGTSGINFDLKPASSDSYELGFKTQNNWGDFSTAIFHTQTRNDIVSAESNNGRNTFQNAKRTQREGIELYWNKNLWRELYAQASYSYLNAKFDADIPGSDSRETVYKGNIIPGIAKNQAYIALNWQPETGFQAGLDVRYNDKIYVDDINSDTAPSYTVMAANIGYVWKNADWKINTFARVDNLLDKDYVGSVIVNDGNKRFFEPADGRNWSAGLKMIRSF, encoded by the coding sequence ATGAAAAGCTCTGCTTCCCTATCTGCCTTTCCATATAAAAAACTTCTTCTGAGTGCCTGCATTCTTCAGGCAAGCTGGGCTCAAGCACAAGAAGTTGTACAGCTTGCACCAATTACGCTTGAAGCTACACGTACCGATACGAGCTGGCTTGAAACACCGGCATCTGTCTATCGTATAGAACAGCCACAAAATCAGAATAATCTGGATGTGAATCTGTCAGAAACCCTAAAAGGTGTTCCAGGGCTGCAGATTAATAACCGTGAAAACTATGCGCAAGATCTGCAAATTTCCATGCGTGGCTTTGGTGCACGTTCAACATTCGGGGTACGCGGTATACGCTTATATGTTGATGGTATTCCTGCCACCATGCCGGATGGTCAAGGTCAGACCTCAAATATTGATTTGGGCAGTCTCGACCATATAGAAGTATTAAGTGGTCCATTCTCTTCCCTGTATGGAAATTCATCTGGCGGGACTATTCTTACCACGACACGTAAAGGCAAAGGTCGTGATTCTGTTGAATTGGGTTATGCCGAAGGCAGCCATCATAAAAACAAAACCAGTCTGGTTTTACAAGGTGGTGCAAATAAAGCAGGTGAACCAAGCTATATCATCAGTTCATCTTACTTTGACACTGACGGCTTTCGGGAACATAGTGCAGCACGTAAAGTCCTGAACAATGCAAAGCTGAGCTGGAATCTGGAAGATGGTTCTCAAGTTAACTGGGTAACCAACTATGTCAAGATTAATGCAGATGATCCACAAGGTTTGAACCGAGAGCAGTGGCAGAAAAATCCTCGCCAAGTCAATGATGTAAAGAATACCTATGATGTTCGCAAAGATATTGAGCAAACTCAAACAGGTGTAACGTGGACAAAACCAATTAATGATCAGCATGAACTCTATGTCATGACTTATGCCGGGCAGCGTCATGTGGTGCAATACCAGTCTATACCTCGATGCATATTTAAAAAAGATACCCAAGAATGTATACCTAATAGTACACAGCTAAACGCACGCCATGCCGGCGGTGTAATCGATTTTGACCGTATATATTACGGTACAGATTTGCGCTGGACCGGTAAAGAGCTACTGCCAAATACTACCCTAAGTATTGGTATGGCACTCGATGCAATGGATGAAGACCGGAAGGGTTATGAAAATTTTGTATTGAATAACAATACACCACAATATGGCGTAAAAGGTAACTTGCGTCGTGATGAGAAAAATACTTTATGGAATATTGACCCCTATATTCAGGCTTCTTGGCAATTCCTGCCAGACTGGCGGGTAGACAGTGGTCTGCGTTATAGCAATGTGCATTATGAATCTAAAGATAAATACATTAAGGGTCCCAATGAGGATGACAGTGGACAGACAGACTATCAGAAGCTTCTTCCCTCAATTGCATTAAGCTGGAATATCAGACCGGATTCAACACTTTATATTAGCTATGCTAAAGGCTTTGAAACACCAACCTTTACAGAAATGGCTTACCCTACCTTAGGAACTTCGGGGATTAATTTTGATTTGAAGCCAGCCAGCAGTGACAGTTATGAGCTTGGTTTCAAAACTCAGAATAATTGGGGCGATTTCAGTACGGCCATTTTCCATACTCAGACTCGCAATGACATTGTCTCGGCAGAGAGTAATAATGGCCGTAATACTTTTCAAAATGCCAAACGCACCCAGCGTGAAGGTATTGAGTTGTACTGGAATAAAAACTTGTGGCGGGAGCTTTATGCACAGGCAAGTTATAGTTATCTAAATGCCAAGTTTGATGCAGATATTCCTGGCTCAGACAGCCGTGAAACCGTATATAAAGGCAATATCATACCGGGAATTGCCAAAAATCAGGCCTATATCGCTTTAAACTGGCAACCCGAAACCGGTTTTCAGGCAGGACTTGATGTTCGCTACAATGATAAAATTTATGTAGACGATATTAATTCTGATACTGCACCAAGTTATACAGTTATGGCTGCGAATATTGGCTATGTATGGAAAAATGCTGACTGGAAAATCAATACTTTTGCCCGGGTAGATAACTTGCTTGATAAAGATTATGTAGGTTCAGTAATAGTAAATGATGGGAACAAACGTTTCTTCGAACCCGCAGATGGCCGCAACTGGAGTGCTGGTTTAAAAATGATCCGATCCTTCTAG
- the trmA gene encoding tRNA (uridine(54)-C5)-methyltransferase TrmA, translating into MTATYQAQLEAKIQRISTQFAEFNPPALEVFESPEQHFRMRAEFRIWHTDQDIFYAMFERNPEDQQKTVIRVDEFPIADHSINQLMPILLAELKADPLLEKRLFEVDFLATLSGEMLVTLIYHRKLDNEWEKAARTLAEKLNIKIIGRSRGQKLVLTDDFVVEELQVLEQKFKYKQIEGGFTQPNAIVCQKMLEWACKAAEASQKHLLELYCGNGNFTLPLSLKFERVLATELAKSSVYAAQWNIEQNGINNIQLARLSAEEFTQAFNGEREFRRLQEAEIDIQSYEFDTVFVDPPRAGIDLDTLKLLQRFDRIIYISCNPDTLHDNLKILLESHKILKFAMFDQFPYTHHVETGILLEKI; encoded by the coding sequence ATGACCGCGACCTATCAAGCCCAACTTGAAGCAAAAATTCAGCGTATTTCTACTCAATTTGCCGAATTTAACCCGCCTGCCCTGGAAGTATTTGAATCACCTGAACAGCATTTCCGGATGCGTGCTGAATTCCGTATCTGGCATACCGATCAGGATATTTTTTATGCCATGTTCGAACGTAATCCTGAAGACCAGCAAAAAACAGTTATTCGTGTAGATGAATTTCCAATTGCAGATCACAGCATTAACCAGCTTATGCCGATTTTACTTGCAGAACTCAAAGCAGACCCTCTGCTTGAAAAACGTCTGTTCGAGGTTGATTTCCTAGCTACTTTAAGCGGTGAGATGCTGGTTACACTGATTTATCACCGTAAACTCGACAATGAGTGGGAAAAGGCAGCAAGAACTCTGGCAGAAAAGTTAAATATTAAGATTATTGGGCGGAGCCGCGGTCAAAAGCTGGTATTAACTGATGACTTTGTTGTAGAAGAATTACAGGTATTAGAACAAAAATTTAAATATAAACAGATTGAAGGTGGTTTTACTCAGCCTAATGCAATTGTCTGCCAGAAAATGCTTGAATGGGCATGTAAAGCTGCCGAGGCATCACAAAAGCATCTTTTGGAACTCTATTGCGGTAATGGTAATTTTACGCTACCGCTTTCTTTAAAATTTGAGCGGGTGCTGGCAACCGAGCTGGCCAAAAGTTCAGTTTATGCAGCGCAATGGAATATTGAGCAAAATGGAATTAACAATATCCAGTTGGCCCGCCTCTCAGCTGAAGAGTTTACCCAAGCTTTCAATGGTGAACGTGAATTCAGACGTTTGCAGGAAGCAGAAATTGACATTCAGAGTTATGAGTTCGATACTGTTTTTGTTGATCCGCCACGTGCAGGAATCGATCTGGATACTTTAAAATTATTACAACGCTTTGACCGGATTATCTATATTTCCTGTAATCCTGACACCCTGCATGATAATCTTAAAATCTTATTAGAAAGCCACAAAATTTTAAAGTTTGCCATGTTTGACCAGTTTCCATATACCCATCATGTGGAGACAGGTATTTTGCTGGAAAAGATTTAA
- a CDS encoding NAD(P)-dependent oxidoreductase, with protein MTIKSVAFIGLGAMGWHMAGHLTKVYTDVRVWNRTASKAKEHARVFATQATSLKEAGQADIIFSCLPTSKQVEEIIQEAQPKTGSIWVDCTSGEPQSAQRLQQQLKEQGVTYLDAPVSGQTIGAEKGTLTVMVGGDPNMLEQANPAIQTFAGLIQHVGESGSGFAVKAVNNILMAANLWALAEGMCNLKSQGVELDAALKCINASSGQSNMSHNIFAQRVLSREFPLTFALNLLAKDATIATQLAGSTQTIMPVLQLTQQLYRSASNNLPSESDFSSVVQQLEQWNNLTLQSA; from the coding sequence ATGACAATAAAATCTGTAGCATTCATTGGCTTGGGTGCAATGGGCTGGCATATGGCAGGCCATTTGACCAAAGTATATACAGATGTCCGGGTCTGGAACCGTACTGCCAGCAAGGCCAAAGAACATGCCAGAGTGTTCGCAACACAAGCCACCAGTCTTAAAGAAGCGGGACAGGCCGATATTATTTTTTCCTGTTTACCTACCAGTAAGCAGGTTGAGGAGATTATTCAAGAGGCACAACCTAAAACGGGTAGTATCTGGGTAGATTGTACCAGTGGAGAGCCACAATCAGCACAGCGGCTACAACAACAATTAAAAGAGCAGGGCGTAACCTATCTTGATGCGCCAGTTTCAGGACAGACTATAGGGGCAGAAAAAGGCACCTTAACCGTTATGGTTGGTGGAGACCCGAATATGCTAGAGCAGGCAAACCCGGCCATTCAAACTTTTGCCGGTCTGATTCAGCATGTAGGCGAAAGTGGTTCGGGATTTGCAGTAAAAGCGGTAAACAATATTTTGATGGCAGCAAATTTATGGGCGTTGGCTGAAGGTATGTGTAATTTAAAAAGCCAAGGGGTCGAATTGGATGCAGCCCTAAAATGTATTAATGCCTCAAGCGGTCAAAGTAATATGTCTCATAATATTTTTGCACAGCGCGTGTTGAGTCGTGAATTTCCTTTAACTTTTGCATTAAACCTGCTTGCGAAAGATGCCACTATTGCTACACAGCTTGCAGGCTCAACTCAAACTATAATGCCGGTTTTGCAGTTAACACAGCAGCTGTATCGTTCTGCCAGTAATAATCTACCCTCAGAAAGTGACTTTTCCAGTGTGGTACAGCAGCTGGAGCAATGGAATAATCTAACCCTGCAATCTGCCTGA
- a CDS encoding solute carrier family 23 protein, which produces MKERWFVRWRPYRGNLEKTPVAMNEYLPVGQSMVLGAQHAFAMFGATILAPLLMGFDPSLTMLITGIGTILFFLITGGHVPSYLGSSFAFIGAVAAATGYAGAGSNPNIALALGGTIVCGVLYAIVGLMVMRTGTQWIEKLMPPVVTGTIVMIIGLNLAPVTIKSVSANNFDAWMALVTILCIGTIAVFTRGMIRRLLLLIGLVMSYAIYFVCANVMGLGKPIDFNAISSAAWFGLPAFHQPVFQLNAILLIAPVFIILIAENLGHFKAVSAMTGQNISPYMGRAFFADGLCTTLSASVGGTGMTTYAENIGVMAATKIYSTVVFVIAGVFAILLGLSPKFGSLISTIPVAILGGASIVVFGLITIAGARIWISNQVDFSKNGNMIVAAIALIMGAGNYSLHIGNFDLGGIGTATFAAILMNLVFNRETRTLKTGSGTTPLTSPAMPVKE; this is translated from the coding sequence ATGAAAGAACGTTGGTTTGTCAGATGGCGTCCCTATCGGGGAAATCTTGAAAAAACGCCTGTAGCAATGAATGAATATCTGCCAGTAGGGCAAAGCATGGTACTGGGCGCCCAGCATGCTTTTGCCATGTTTGGAGCAACTATTCTGGCCCCTCTATTGATGGGTTTTGATCCGAGCCTGACGATGCTCATTACGGGTATCGGTACGATTTTATTTTTCCTCATTACAGGCGGCCATGTGCCGAGTTATCTGGGATCAAGTTTTGCATTCATTGGCGCCGTAGCTGCAGCCACTGGCTATGCTGGAGCTGGCAGTAATCCCAATATCGCGCTTGCTTTAGGCGGAACAATTGTATGTGGAGTTTTATATGCAATTGTAGGTTTAATGGTCATGCGAACTGGTACTCAGTGGATTGAGAAACTGATGCCACCTGTAGTAACCGGTACAATTGTCATGATTATCGGGTTAAATCTTGCCCCGGTTACCATTAAAAGTGTTTCAGCCAATAATTTCGATGCATGGATGGCACTTGTAACTATTTTATGTATTGGTACGATTGCCGTTTTTACCCGAGGCATGATTCGTCGTCTACTATTACTGATCGGTCTGGTCATGTCCTACGCGATATACTTTGTCTGCGCCAATGTCATGGGTTTAGGCAAACCAATCGATTTTAATGCTATTTCTAGTGCTGCCTGGTTCGGTTTACCTGCTTTTCATCAGCCGGTATTCCAGCTTAATGCCATTTTATTGATCGCACCTGTGTTTATTATTTTAATTGCTGAAAACCTCGGCCACTTTAAGGCGGTCAGTGCGATGACCGGGCAAAATATCTCTCCATATATGGGAAGGGCTTTCTTTGCAGATGGTTTATGTACCACACTTTCAGCTTCAGTAGGTGGTACAGGCATGACGACTTATGCTGAAAATATTGGGGTAATGGCAGCCACTAAAATTTATTCTACTGTTGTCTTTGTTATTGCTGGTGTTTTTGCAATCCTGTTAGGTTTATCCCCAAAATTCGGTAGTCTGATCAGCACCATTCCAGTAGCAATTCTGGGCGGCGCTTCAATTGTAGTTTTTGGTCTAATTACGATCGCAGGAGCACGTATCTGGATTAGTAATCAGGTAGATTTTAGCAAGAATGGCAATATGATCGTCGCTGCGATCGCTCTAATTATGGGTGCAGGTAATTATTCTCTGCATATTGGCAACTTTGATTTAGGCGGAATTGGTACTGCAACCTTTGCTGCAATTCTGATGAATCTGGTTTTTAATCGTGAAACACGGACTCTTAAAACTGGTTCAGGTACAACACCTTTAACTTCACCTGCCATGCCCGTTAAAGAATAA
- the rutF gene encoding NADH-dependent FMN reductase RutF — MKLKESSASEKPVLNETQQLFRNAMSNLAAAVNIISTDGSAGRAGFTASAVCSVTDTPPTLLVCLNRNASVYETFKQNQVLCVNTLALEHKNLSNLFGGKTPMAERFAQGEWQTLTTGSPVLQDAMLAFDCQVKQISSVGTHDIFFCEVLSIQQKSGARSLVYFDRAYHQLTQHH, encoded by the coding sequence ATGAAATTAAAAGAGTCATCAGCCTCAGAAAAACCGGTTTTAAATGAAACCCAGCAGTTATTTAGGAACGCCATGAGCAATCTGGCGGCAGCAGTCAATATTATCAGTACCGACGGATCAGCGGGACGTGCGGGCTTTACTGCATCTGCTGTATGTAGTGTAACCGATACGCCACCTACATTATTGGTCTGCCTGAACCGTAATGCATCAGTCTATGAAACTTTCAAGCAGAATCAGGTGTTATGTGTTAACACGCTCGCTTTGGAGCATAAAAATCTGAGTAATCTGTTCGGCGGCAAAACACCAATGGCAGAGCGTTTTGCACAGGGCGAATGGCAAACCCTGACGACTGGTTCACCGGTATTGCAAGACGCCATGCTGGCTTTTGACTGTCAGGTTAAACAGATCAGTAGCGTAGGTACACATGATATTTTTTTCTGTGAAGTACTAAGTATTCAACAAAAATCAGGAGCTCGCAGTCTGGTTTATTTTGACCGCGCCTATCACCAGCTTACTCAACACCACTAA
- the rutC gene encoding pyrimidine utilization protein C, with the protein MAKTVIIPEGTGTPLAPYVPATLADNIVYVSGTLPLDTNNEVVFVGDAAAQTRHVLSTIQNVIETAGGTMDDVTFNSIFLKDWADYAAINTVYREFFPNEKPARFCIQCGLVKPEALIEIASVAHIG; encoded by the coding sequence ATGGCAAAAACAGTAATTATACCAGAAGGTACTGGTACGCCTTTGGCACCTTATGTTCCAGCAACCTTGGCCGACAATATTGTATATGTATCCGGTACCTTACCCTTAGACACAAATAATGAGGTGGTCTTTGTAGGAGATGCTGCTGCCCAGACCCGACATGTACTTAGTACCATTCAGAATGTCATCGAGACAGCGGGCGGTACGATGGATGATGTGACCTTTAATTCCATATTTTTAAAAGACTGGGCAGATTATGCTGCCATCAATACTGTCTATAGAGAATTTTTCCCAAATGAAAAACCAGCCCGTTTCTGTATCCAATGCGGGCTGGTGAAACCCGAAGCTCTGATTGAAATTGCTTCGGTTGCTCATATTGGCTAA
- the rutB gene encoding pyrimidine utilization protein B, translating to MNMKSAICADFTSDSAPILNAAPEAIKLDPKQTALIIVDMQNAYASSGGYLDLAGFDVSTTQPVIEQIKKAVDIAHQAGIQVIYFRNGWDQHYVEAGGAGSPNFHKSNALKTMRKQPELQGKLLAKGGWDYELVDELKPVTGDIVIDKPRYSGFFNTSLDSVLRARGIRNLLFTGIATNVCVESTLRDGFFLEYFGVLLDDACYQAGPREAHEATLYNVKTFFGWVSDVASMQQCFSQKQSQSSAA from the coding sequence ATGAATATGAAATCAGCAATATGTGCCGACTTTACTTCAGATTCTGCACCAATTTTGAATGCTGCTCCTGAAGCAATCAAGCTCGATCCCAAACAGACAGCATTGATTATTGTGGATATGCAAAATGCATATGCCAGTTCAGGTGGTTATCTGGACTTGGCCGGTTTTGATGTATCTACTACACAACCAGTCATTGAGCAAATTAAAAAAGCTGTGGATATTGCCCATCAGGCAGGTATTCAGGTGATTTATTTCAGAAATGGCTGGGACCAGCATTATGTAGAAGCTGGCGGAGCAGGTTCGCCAAATTTTCATAAGTCAAATGCCCTGAAAACCATGCGTAAGCAGCCGGAGCTACAGGGAAAATTACTGGCTAAAGGCGGCTGGGACTATGAGCTGGTTGATGAGCTAAAGCCTGTAACGGGTGATATTGTTATCGATAAACCCCGTTATAGTGGTTTCTTTAATACTAGTCTGGACAGTGTGCTGCGTGCACGTGGTATCCGTAATTTATTATTCACCGGAATTGCGACTAATGTCTGCGTAGAGTCTACCTTAAGAGATGGCTTCTTCCTGGAGTACTTCGGTGTATTACTTGATGATGCTTGCTATCAGGCTGGTCCGCGTGAAGCGCATGAAGCCACTTTATATAACGTTAAAACCTTTTTTGGCTGGGTTTCTGATGTAGCCAGCATGCAACAGTGTTTTAGTCAAAAACAGTCCCAGAGCTCAGCAGCATAA
- the rutA gene encoding pyrimidine utilization protein A → MKVGVFCPIGNNGWLLSKTAPQYQPSFEMNKEIVQRAEHYGFDFALSMIKLRGFGGETEFWDYNLETFTLMAGLAAVTSKIQIYATAATLVMPPAIVARMASTIDSISNGRFGLNVVTGWQKPEYSQMGMWPGDEYFGKRYEYLSEYVQVLRELWATGHSDFKGDFFKMDDCQVKPVPQADMKIICAGQSDEGLAFSAKYADYNFVFGKGLNTPTAYAGINERLKTQTDKTGRDVSTYVLFMIIADETDEKAQAKWQNYNNGADMQAIQWLQDQGGKDKISGNDTNIRHMASSVSPVNINMGTLVGSYEKVAAMLDEIAEVQGTDGILLTFDDFIKGVEDFGTRIQPLMKSRIEVDSPVPSQVTALEKSA, encoded by the coding sequence ATGAAAGTCGGCGTTTTTTGTCCAATTGGTAATAACGGATGGTTGCTCTCGAAAACAGCACCACAATATCAACCAAGTTTTGAAATGAATAAAGAAATCGTACAGCGTGCTGAACATTACGGTTTTGACTTTGCTTTATCCATGATCAAGTTGCGCGGTTTCGGGGGGGAGACTGAATTTTGGGATTATAACCTGGAAACATTTACATTAATGGCTGGCTTGGCTGCGGTTACGTCCAAAATCCAGATTTATGCAACAGCTGCTACATTAGTTATGCCACCGGCAATTGTAGCAAGAATGGCTTCCACAATTGATTCTATTTCTAATGGCCGCTTTGGTCTGAATGTAGTAACTGGCTGGCAAAAGCCAGAATATAGCCAGATGGGTATGTGGCCGGGAGACGAGTACTTTGGTAAACGTTATGAATATCTTTCAGAATATGTGCAGGTATTAAGAGAGTTATGGGCAACAGGCCACTCTGACTTTAAAGGTGATTTTTTCAAGATGGATGACTGCCAGGTGAAGCCAGTGCCTCAGGCAGACATGAAAATTATCTGTGCAGGCCAGTCTGATGAAGGATTGGCATTTTCAGCAAAGTATGCCGATTATAATTTCGTTTTTGGTAAGGGCTTAAACACTCCAACGGCCTATGCCGGTATTAATGAACGTCTAAAAACACAGACAGATAAGACAGGCCGTGATGTTTCGACTTATGTACTGTTTATGATCATTGCTGATGAAACTGATGAAAAGGCTCAGGCAAAATGGCAAAACTATAATAATGGGGCTGACATGCAAGCTATTCAGTGGTTACAGGACCAAGGCGGAAAAGACAAGATTTCAGGTAATGACACCAATATACGGCACATGGCTTCCAGTGTATCTCCAGTCAATATCAATATGGGAACTCTGGTAGGTTCATATGAAAAAGTGGCTGCCATGCTTGATGAAATTGCAGAAGTTCAAGGTACAGACGGTATTCTTCTGACTTTTGATGATTTTATAAAAGGTGTAGAAGATTTCGGAACCCGAATTCAGCCACTGATGAAAAGCCGTATTGAAGTAGATAGCCCTGTACCAAGCCAGGTCACTGCACTGGAGAAAAGCGCATGA
- a CDS encoding malonic semialdehyde reductase, with product MTIYQQGLEQDVLKQLFTEARTYNAWQERDVSDEQLMQIYDLVKMAPTSANCSPARFLFIRSAGAKAKLKPALSSGNLEKTMSAPVTVVVAYDAEFYEQLPELFPHGDARSWFTSSPELAHETAFRNSSMQAAYLILACRSLGLDTGPMSGFNPALIDETFFAGTSWKSNLLINIGYGATEKLFERLPRLNFEKTCKIL from the coding sequence ATGACAATTTATCAGCAAGGCCTAGAGCAGGATGTACTCAAGCAGTTATTTACTGAAGCACGTACCTATAATGCATGGCAGGAACGTGATGTAAGCGATGAGCAGCTTATGCAGATTTACGATCTGGTGAAAATGGCTCCCACTTCGGCAAACTGTTCACCTGCGCGGTTTTTGTTTATCAGATCTGCAGGAGCCAAAGCCAAACTTAAACCGGCCTTATCATCAGGGAATCTGGAAAAGACAATGAGCGCGCCCGTAACAGTGGTAGTAGCTTATGACGCAGAATTTTATGAGCAGCTGCCTGAACTTTTCCCACATGGAGATGCCCGGTCATGGTTTACTTCAAGTCCAGAACTGGCACATGAAACGGCTTTTCGTAACAGTTCCATGCAAGCAGCTTATCTGATTTTGGCCTGTCGGAGCCTGGGGCTTGATACCGGTCCAATGTCCGGTTTTAATCCAGCTTTAATTGATGAAACTTTTTTTGCAGGCACCAGTTGGAAATCTAACCTGCTGATTAATATTGGCTATGGAGCTACAGAAAAATTGTTTGAGCGGTTACCTCGACTGAATTTTGAAAAAACCTGCAAAATACTCTAA
- the rutD gene encoding pyrimidine utilization protein D translates to MTVEIYPCKNHSVQTVVLSSGLGGHANFWQPQIEALREYFQVICYDHEGIEPQSPELPENYSIQHLAEHLAKILKQHQQQNCHFIGHALGGFIGIELVRLYPELVNRLVLINAWDRLDSHTEKCFSTRIALLRYAGIEAYIRAQALFLYPPAWISAHSLQLNEQENKMIDIFAPLENVFKRLHALQNYQPFEVARQIQNPTLVLTNQDDFLVPWKRGLALAKLIKNAELELIPNGGHASTITQAQSVNEILIKFLTKTTD, encoded by the coding sequence ATGACTGTTGAAATTTATCCCTGTAAAAACCATTCTGTTCAGACAGTGGTGCTCAGTTCGGGCCTAGGTGGCCACGCGAATTTTTGGCAGCCGCAGATTGAAGCATTAAGAGAATATTTTCAGGTCATTTGCTATGACCATGAAGGCATAGAACCGCAGAGTCCAGAATTACCGGAAAATTATTCCATACAGCATCTGGCAGAGCATCTGGCAAAAATTTTAAAACAGCACCAACAGCAAAACTGTCATTTTATAGGACATGCCCTAGGTGGGTTTATAGGCATAGAACTTGTGCGGCTTTATCCTGAGCTGGTCAATAGACTGGTCCTGATTAATGCTTGGGACCGGCTCGATTCGCATACTGAAAAGTGTTTTAGTACCCGTATTGCTTTACTTCGGTATGCAGGTATTGAAGCTTATATACGGGCTCAGGCCTTATTTTTATATCCGCCTGCCTGGATTTCCGCACATTCACTGCAATTGAATGAACAGGAAAACAAAATGATCGATATTTTTGCACCTCTAGAAAATGTCTTTAAACGGCTTCATGCATTACAGAATTATCAACCTTTTGAAGTGGCGCGTCAGATTCAAAATCCTACTCTGGTGTTAACCAATCAGGATGACTTTCTGGTGCCATGGAAACGGGGGCTGGCACTTGCCAAGCTGATTAAAAATGCTGAACTGGAATTAATACCAAATGGCGGTCATGCCAGTACCATAACCCAAGCTCAAAGCGTAAATGAGATACTAATTAAATTTTTAACTAAAACAACAGATTAA
- a CDS encoding lecithin retinol acyltransferase family protein → MQSRRVKRFTVGAHLIVKHFGYTHHGIYAGRGRVIHYSGFAHLFKKHPIEMTSLKNFSHGKKISVRHYEAPKYSGRTVVRRMCSRMHENQYHLIINNCEHLCSWAITGVESSPQVVKMMNRLTTIGYVSSIMSYMNSMMITVATTSFALVLYIKKKLRDKAKMQIPSYLIYKQEEKK, encoded by the coding sequence ATGCAGTCACGACGCGTAAAACGCTTCACTGTTGGAGCGCATTTAATTGTTAAACATTTTGGCTATACTCACCATGGTATTTATGCCGGGCGTGGTCGTGTGATTCATTATTCTGGTTTTGCCCATCTATTTAAAAAACATCCTATCGAAATGACCTCACTCAAGAACTTTTCTCATGGCAAGAAAATTTCTGTACGCCACTATGAAGCTCCAAAATATAGTGGCCGCACGGTAGTTAGACGTATGTGTTCCCGCATGCATGAGAATCAGTATCATCTTATTATTAACAACTGTGAGCATTTATGTAGCTGGGCCATTACCGGGGTCGAGAGCAGCCCGCAAGTGGTGAAGATGATGAATCGTCTGACAACTATCGGTTATGTCAGTTCAATCATGAGCTATATGAACAGCATGATGATTACCGTGGCTACCACATCCTTTGCGCTAGTATTGTATATCAAGAAAAAACTGCGGGATAAGGCAAAAATGCAGATTCCTTCTTATCTCATCTATAAACAGGAAGAAAAAAAGTAG